In Aedes albopictus strain Foshan chromosome 3, AalbF5, whole genome shotgun sequence, the following are encoded in one genomic region:
- the LOC115254671 gene encoding calpain-B — translation MKQVIRRSLEGSDDASSTSSRRSSRFLAVDFTRDEVAHKTFNTHQNPPAQDFYHLKQRCLTEGTLFEDSDFKPVHSSLTKRPSNPDRSIEWLRPREICRKPKFFVDGASRFDVRQGNLNDCWLLTATANLTANGRLFRKTVPQDNSFEDDEYAGIFHFRFWQFGQWVDVVIDDRLPTRDRELIYMKSSQKNEFWSALLEKAYAKLHGCYEALNSGTAREAMQDFTGGITESYRLRGKEPPPDNLFEIIDTGFQRGSMFACNILPDPKIPEAHTPQGLLKGHSYSVTKTHIMGAKKLIRLRNPWGDGIEWNGAWSDRSQEWQAIPKAQRKQLGLTIDNDGEFWMNFEDFLRYFDRVEICNLSPDPLDETEGSKRGWQVSTIDGEWVKGSTAGGCIDYLESFWTNPQYVVNLDKPDSDDPSEMCTIVVALMQKFRRAEDLPSLTIGFVIYRVTEEHLRNKPVPMKFFKKNDYRIVSRSIFINSREVSCRLRINPGMYLIVPSTLHPSEEGEFLMRIFSELRNCLEENDCTVCFGTMDDRVSGPLQEDEDWPRMVRHFYELADRKKTIDHIALSAILCRFFFAPPPKVKKRSNVWVRICLQLQEIIFCGWIPCQRPHKRPQSKPKPVDRTLVLQISQQLISRVSVNKSSQIQYEQFRTIIRDVQQWQAVFQLYDLDQSGHLDRKELKSALNSSGFNVNNRVLHELMKRSRESRVEGMELVDFVLCAVESRNAIEKLQQSVADDAERKITDKKAV, via the exons ATGAAACAAGTCATCAGAAGAAGCCTGGAGGGATCGGACGATGCGTCTTCGACGTCCAGCAGGAGATCATCACGATTTTTGGCGGTGGATTTCACGCGCGATGAG GTTGCCCACAAAACCTTCAACACCCACCAAAACCCTCCGGCACAGGACTTCTACCACCTGAAACAGCGCTGTCTCACCGAGGGAACCCTCTTCGAAGATTCCGACTTCAAACCGGTACACTCGTCGCTAACGAAGCGCCCATCGAACCCGGACCGGTCGATCGAATGGCTGCGTCCACGGGAGATCTGCCGCAAGCCGAAGTTCTTCGTCGACGGAGCGTCCCGTTTCGACGTTCGGCAGGGCAACCTCAACGACTGCTGGCTCCTCACGGCCACCGCCAATCTTACCGCAAATGGGCGACTTTTCCGGAAGACGGTTCCGCAGGATAATTCTTTCGAAGATGATGAGTATGCTGGCATATTCCATTTTAGGTTTTGGCAGTTTGGCCAATGGGTTGATGTGGTGATCGACGATCGGCTTCCGACGCGGGATCGAGAGCTGATCTACATGAAATCTAGTCAGAAGAACGAGTTCTGGAGCGCGCTGCTGGAGAAGGCTTACGCCAAGTTACACGGGTGTTACGAGGCGCTGAACAGCGGAACGGCTCGGGAAGCGATGCAGGACTTCACCGGAGGAATAACCGAATCGTACAGGCTTAGGGGGAAGGAGCCTCCGCCGGATAACTTGTTCGAAATCATCGATACGGGCTTTCAGAGGGGGTCCATGTTTGCGTGTAACATCTTGCCAGATCCTAAAATCCCGGAGGCACATACTCCGCAAGGTCTGCTGAAGGGTCACTCGTACTCCGTTACAAAGACCCACATCATGGGAGCGAAGAAGCTGATTCGTTTGCGAAATCCTTGGGGAGACGGCATTGAGTGGAATGGTGCTTGGAGCGATAGGTCACAGGAGTGGCAAGCGATTCCGAAGGCACAGCGCAAACAACTCGGGTTGACGATCGACAACGATGGGGagttttggatgaattttgaAGACTTCTTACGGTATTTTGATCGAGTGGAAATCTGTAATTTGTCTCCGGATCCGCTCGATGAAACGGAAGGTAGTAAGCGAGGTTGGCAGGTATCCACCATCGATGGTGAATGGGTCAAGGGGTCAACCGCTGGGGGATGTATCGACTATTTGGAGTCATTTTGGACGAATCCTCAATACGTAGTTAACTTGGACAAACCGGATAGTGACGATCCGTCCGAGATGTGCACAATAGTGGTAGCGCTGATGCAAAAGTTTCGTAGAGCAGAAGATCTACCCAGTCTGACGATCGGGTTCGTCATCTATCGAGTTACCGAAGAACACCTACGCAACAAACCCGTTCcaatgaagttcttcaaaaagAACGACTACCGTATTGTGTCTCGATCCATTTTCATCAATTCCAGAGAGGTCAGTTGCCGGCTAAGGATCAACCCAGGAATGTACCTTATTGTACCATCAACCCTACACCCAAGTGAAGAGGGAGAGTTCCTAATGCGTATATTTTCCGAATTGCGCAATTGTTTGGAGGAAAACGACTGCACCGTCTGTTTCGGAACGATGGATGATCGAGTATCCGGACCCCTCCAAGAAGACGAGGATTGGCCCCGGATGGTACGGCATTTCTACGAATTGGCCGATCGGAAGAAAACCATCGATCACATTGCCTTGAGCGCCATCCTGTGCCGATTCTTCTTCGCCCCTCCTCCAAAAGTCAAGAAACGGTCAAACGTCTGGGTGCGAATCTGCTTACAGCTGCAGGAAATTATTTTCTGCGGATGGATTCCTTGCCAACGACCACATAAACGACCTCAAAGCAAACCTAAACCAGTTGATCGCACTCTCGTTCTACAAATATCCCAGCAATTGATCTCTCGCGTCAGCGTCAACAAATCTAGTCAAATCCAGTACGAACAGTTTCGAACCATTATCCGGGATGTGCAACAGTGGCAGGCGGTGTTTCAGCTGTACGATCTGGACCAAAGTGGACATTTGGACAGGAAGGAGCTCAAGAGCGCTCTCAATTCTTCGGGGTTCAACGTCAACAATCGAGTTCTGCACGAGCTGATGAAACGGTCCCGAGAGTCCCGAGTGGAGGGCATGGAGTTGGTGGATTTCGTACTGTGTGCAGTGGAAAGTCGGAATGCTATTG aaaagttacaacAAAGCGTAGCAGATGATGCAGAACGAAAAATCACCGATAAAAAAGCTGTTTGA